A stretch of Bradyrhizobium diazoefficiens DNA encodes these proteins:
- a CDS encoding formimidoylglutamate deiminase, whose product MTRLHFASALLPSGWANDVQVVITAGAIAEVTPGAAPAAGDERHAIALPGLASLHSHAFQRGMAGLAELRGDSTDTFWTWRETMYRFALTMTPDDVADVATLLYVEMLEQGFTRVGEFHYLHHDRDGSHYANPAEMAARIAQAAEASGIALTLLPSFYAHGSFGGAAPHDGQRRFICSVDQFATLMAASRKTITTLPGANIGIAPHSLRAVTPDELAAIIPLADGGPVHIHAAEQVKEVEDCLAWSGRCPVQWLLEHAPVDQRWCLIHATHTTDEEVTAFAKTGAVAGLCPITEASLGDGIFPAREFLDAGGSFGVGTDSNVLIGVADELRQLEYGQRLKHRARNVLSGGTGRSTGRTLFDGALAGGARALAQPIAGLAPGARADIVTLDARHPSLAGRSRDAVIDGWIFAAGHGAIDCVWAGGDKVVEDGRHRLRRSARERFNASVRRLAA is encoded by the coding sequence ATGACCCGACTGCATTTCGCCTCCGCGCTCCTGCCCTCGGGCTGGGCCAATGACGTGCAGGTGGTGATCACCGCCGGCGCGATCGCCGAGGTGACGCCGGGCGCAGCACCGGCCGCGGGCGACGAACGCCACGCCATCGCGCTTCCCGGACTTGCGAGCCTGCACAGCCACGCCTTCCAGCGCGGCATGGCGGGACTTGCGGAGCTGCGCGGCGACTCGACCGATACGTTCTGGACCTGGCGCGAGACGATGTATCGTTTTGCGCTGACGATGACGCCGGACGATGTCGCTGATGTCGCGACACTGCTTTATGTCGAGATGCTGGAGCAGGGTTTTACCCGCGTCGGCGAATTCCATTACCTGCATCATGATCGCGACGGCTCGCATTATGCCAATCCCGCCGAGATGGCCGCGCGCATTGCGCAGGCTGCCGAGGCGTCGGGCATCGCGCTGACGCTGCTGCCGAGTTTTTATGCGCATGGCTCCTTCGGTGGAGCGGCGCCGCATGACGGACAGCGCCGCTTCATCTGCTCGGTCGATCAATTCGCGACGCTGATGGCGGCCTCGCGCAAGACGATCACAACATTGCCGGGCGCCAATATTGGCATCGCGCCGCACAGTCTGCGCGCGGTGACGCCGGACGAGCTTGCAGCGATCATTCCGCTGGCCGATGGGGGGCCGGTGCATATTCATGCCGCCGAGCAGGTGAAGGAAGTCGAGGATTGCCTGGCCTGGTCGGGGCGGTGTCCAGTGCAGTGGCTGCTGGAGCATGCGCCCGTCGATCAACGCTGGTGCCTCATTCACGCAACCCACACGACGGATGAAGAAGTCACCGCATTCGCAAAGACCGGCGCGGTGGCGGGCCTCTGCCCTATCACCGAGGCCAGCCTCGGCGACGGCATCTTTCCCGCACGCGAGTTTCTCGATGCCGGTGGCTCGTTCGGTGTCGGCACCGATTCCAACGTCTTGATCGGCGTAGCCGACGAGCTCCGTCAACTTGAATACGGCCAGCGACTCAAGCATCGCGCACGCAATGTTCTCTCAGGTGGCACCGGTCGCTCGACCGGACGCACGCTATTCGACGGCGCCCTTGCGGGCGGCGCCCGGGCACTGGCACAGCCGATTGCGGGCCTCGCTCCGGGCGCGCGTGCTGACATCGTCACGCTCGATGCTCGGCATCCGTCGCTGGCAGGACGCTCGCGCGACGCCGTGATAGACGGCTGGATCTTTGCGGCGGGCCATGGCGCGATCGATTGCGTCTGGGCCGGCGGCGACAAGGTCGTTGAAGATGGCCGGCACAGGCTGCGGCGGTCTGCGCGCGAGCGCTTCAACGCATCCGTGCGGAGGCTCGCCGCATGA
- the hutC gene encoding histidine utilization repressor, protein MSLATDAADQPTLYKRIRADIEKHILTGEWPPGHRIPFEHELVARYGCSRMTVNKALSELAQADLIERRRRAGSFVRRPQHQSAVLKIADMRAEITALGRAYGYELIGRKQRTATAADRGRLGVKKAGKVVAIACRHSADNVPFAVEDRLIDLSSVPDAATADFSREPPGSWLLHHVPWTEAEHTISAIVADHRTAEALDIAIGAPCLVIDRYTWRSARTITAVRLLYPGDSHRLVARFKGG, encoded by the coding sequence ATGAGCCTCGCCACCGATGCTGCCGACCAGCCGACGCTCTACAAGCGCATCCGCGCCGACATCGAGAAGCACATCCTGACCGGCGAATGGCCGCCGGGCCACCGCATTCCCTTCGAGCACGAGTTGGTCGCGCGCTACGGCTGTTCGCGCATGACGGTGAACAAGGCGCTGTCGGAGCTGGCGCAGGCAGACCTGATTGAGCGGCGGCGGCGCGCCGGCTCCTTTGTGCGCCGGCCGCAGCACCAGTCGGCGGTTCTCAAGATCGCGGACATGCGCGCCGAGATCACCGCGCTCGGCCGCGCTTACGGCTACGAGCTGATCGGCCGCAAACAGCGTACGGCGACCGCCGCCGATCGCGGGCGTCTCGGCGTCAAGAAAGCCGGCAAAGTGGTCGCGATCGCCTGCCGCCACAGCGCCGACAATGTGCCGTTCGCGGTCGAGGACCGGCTGATCGATTTGTCATCCGTGCCGGATGCCGCAACCGCGGATTTCTCGCGCGAGCCGCCGGGCTCGTGGCTGCTACATCATGTCCCATGGACAGAGGCCGAGCACACGATCAGCGCCATCGTTGCGGACCATCGCACGGCCGAAGCGCTCGATATCGCAATCGGCGCGCCATGCCTCGTGATCGACCGCTATACCTGGCGCAGCGCCCGCACGATCACCGCGGTGCGCCTGCTTT